CTCTCTTTTaaactctttctctcttctttgcCTTTACGTTAAATTCGTTCGCTGAAAATCAGATTTAAACTTCCTTCTGTTCCgttcctctcttttttcttctatcaCTATATATTTGACAATTGGTTGGAAACACCTGCGTAATCAGTTCCAAATTACATTTTGAATTTTTGATTGTTCTGGAGTATGCAGTTTGGTATTTTTCTTAAGATCTTAGCTCTGTATTAAAAAGATTGTTAATCAATTCCTAAAGTGTTGGAAAAGTGTCGAAAAGTAAAAAGCTAAAATAAAATGGAAGGAGCCGATGTTTTGCACGTGGAAATCTGTCAAAATATCGACAGGTATCACCTTCGTAGTTCTCTTTTTTACAATTAACGATTTTGTACGATTACGATAATTTATGTTTCAATTGGaatataattcttttatcaaCTTTGTGCGCTATATTTTGAATGTTAAAtccattataaataataatatttgactTTCAGCACACTTTCTATAGAAAAAATAGAGAATTTAGTATATGCTGAAATAAATGCATTAGAGGATGTTGCTTTAGATATCATTATGTATGGAAAAGACCTGACAAACTCCACTTTGCAGACTCATATTGATTCTATAATATGCACTTGCAGTCATGGAGaggtaaaaatttgaaagtaaattTAATTGCATACACAAAGAACGTTAGTAATACGAACTTTATAGTTACAGAGAACTCACATGAAAGTGCAAGGAGctactctaaagtttcatacaTATAGATTAACCACAGAGTCTGCAGCTACAGAGACAATGGAAAATGATGGAGAAAATCTTCCAGCCTCATCCCATTGGATATTACCATCACaagaatttcattatttatgGGAGAGCCTTTATTTTGATTCCAATATAAAGGATAACGTTAGTTGAATATCTTATAATTAGCTCAATTTTTCATAACACCTGAAAATGTTTTGTTCCTTTTTTAGCTACTTCACTTTGTGGAAACAGCAATGATATTTGCAGATCATGATATTAATACTAATATCATAAGTTGGAACAAAGTGGTACTATTACATGGGCCACCAGGTACAGGAAAAACTAGTTTATGTAAAGCCCTTGCTCAGAAGGCTGCTATTCGTTTAGGTAATAGATTTACACATGGCGAATTTATTGAGATAAATAGCCATAGTTTATTTTCAAAGTGGTTTTCAGAGgtaatattacaataacttattaaggaaattttttaattagtagataataaaattaaaaatattactatTTGCAGAGTGGCAAATTGGTTATGAAATtattcaatgaaataaaaagtcTTTTAGAAAATCCGCAAGCATTAGTTTGTATCTTGATCGATGAGATAGAATCCCTGGCGCATACCCGGAGAAATTGTAATAACGGATCGGAACCCGTTGATTCCATAAGAGTAGTGAATGCTTTATTAACGCAACTAGACCAAATAAAACGATAtccaaatattttaattttaacaacTAGCAATTTATCAGAAGCCATTGACATAGCATTCGTCGATAGAACAGATATGAAGCAATATATTGGACCTCCTTCGCATCAAGctatatacaaaatttatactTCCTGTCTTAAAGAATTAATGagggtaaataaatatatatgttttcCTATTCTGTCAAATAtactattttcatttttttcagaCAAAACTAATGGAACCAGAAGAAATTTATGATTTATCATGCTTAAAAAAGATGGGCTATGAGGAAACATTTCAGACAAAGAACAGTCTTAAATTAATGGAGCTCAGTCAAGAGAGTGTGAACTTAAGTGGACGTGTTTTAAGAAAAATACCATTTTTAGCTCATGCTTTTCATTTGAGAACAAAAAAGTGTACTCTAAGTCGATTTTTAAGAGCCATGCACATAGCGattgaaagagaaaaggaacatACAGAGGAGGTATTCTAAGAGGTATTTTTCTCTAATTCTTGGaccttttttacttttttaatgtACTTAGTCTTAACTCAATGAAAGATttagtattatatttatttaatactttTCATACCATACATTGCTTTTATGACATAAAGATATGTGtgcattttatttaaatctttctaattttttattttcccttcCTGTGAAAACTTTTGGTAACTGTAACGAAGGTCATCGAGGTCATTAGGGTGGAAACTCTCGTAAATAATGATTCAAAGGAGAACGGCTAAATTTGTATTACTTCAGGGATATAAAATTCTAGTAAGACATCATTCTAAACcataagatataaaaatacaatcATTTATAGTAAATGTGATGGGAAGGTTGTAAAAAATGTAGATAAGGTTGACAGCGTCTCGAAGTACATTTGATACGTTTCATTTGGTTTTGGAAGTAAGTTATAGAAGTTATTAGAATATTTGCTCGTAATACCACACTTTAATTTGTCGCgttttgttattaattaataatttgagCAATGTGTTTTTACGTGACATATAAGTACCGACTTTTCTTTACAAAATAGCATTcgaatttttgtatttcatgGCATTTATTTCGAAGTTATAATCTTTTGAAGTCAGAAAGTTCCAATTCGTCTTTCAAGACACCATTAACTTCATCTACGTCTTTTACAATTTACCCATCATATTTGTTCTGAATTATGTACTTTAATGATACCTTCAGATTTATAGAATGATCTCttattagaattttaattacCTAAAGGGGTACAAATTTGAACATTCTTCTTTTCAAATTACAAAGTTCCCGCCATATGAATCTCGATATCACCTCGATTGCGAAGCATTCGATAGTCACGACCTCTCTAGTTTCGTGATAGGCTATGGTAAACGGTGCGCCATACGGTCGCGATCAATGCAATCAGTTGTTGCCGGGCTGTTGAACGTATTAGTGGTGTTCTTCGTTCGCGCTTTTTTAATTTGATTGTCGAGACAAGAGCCAAGTTAACTATCGAAAGAATAATACATTGCAATTGTACGCAATTTCTCTGCGTTTCTCGCATGTGAACTTGACAGTGTATTTTTTGTTCTGTCTTTTATCGAAGTTAATGTTCTCAGAGTGACAGGATTAAGTGGAAGAATGTTGGATCGCGATACCGCGATACATCTCGTCGCCGGAGGGTGGGTTTCTCATGTCTTTTTCCTTTATATTAATTTCGACATTCATTGAATTTAGATTAGAATTAGGAACTTGTATATaacaaaataacaaattaaGATAAGAAACTTACGTCGTAGATTGACGCCGGCTATTTCGACGAAAactatttattaacaaaatagaTGTACATGCGTTTTGCGCAGTagctataatttataaaaatattgtgcGCTTCTGGACAAGCGCATTCCTAGAAATTTCTACAGAAACGTGACTCAGGAGAATTCCGTAATGTTGAATGCTGCGACATTGTTCGCCGGCTCGCGGTTGTTACGTCATTCTCAGACTAGCTCGTGTATGTCTTGCTTATGCGTAATTGATCGCTCAAATTTAGAAGCTAGGATGTTATTTTCGGCCTGTGTCAGATAATTTTTCACGACTATGTTGAGTCTCGCTGCGATGTATATCATCGAAATTCCTATCTAGATCGAAATAATATCGCGCTTAGTATAATACGCATTATAACCGGCTTCTCAATGAGGGGTACATGTTTTTACGACGAATCTACGTATGGCTTTCTCAAACCGTTTCTTA
This genomic stretch from Bombus vancouverensis nearcticus chromosome 16, iyBomVanc1_principal, whole genome shotgun sequence harbors:
- the Rim2 gene encoding replication in mitochondria 2 isoform X1 — protein: MEGADVLHVEICQNIDSTLSIEKIENLVYAEINALEDVALDIIMYGKDLTNSTLQTHIDSIICTCSHGELQRTHMKVQGATLKFHTYRLTTESAATETMENDGENLPASSHWILPSQEFHYLWESLYFDSNIKDNLLHFVETAMIFADHDINTNIISWNKVVLLHGPPGTGKTSLCKALAQKAAIRLGNRFTHGEFIEINSHSLFSKWFSESGKLVMKLFNEIKSLLENPQALVCILIDEIESLAHTRRNCNNGSEPVDSIRVVNALLTQLDQIKRYPNILILTTSNLSEAIDIAFVDRTDMKQYIGPPSHQAIYKIYTSCLKELMRTKLMEPEEIYDLSCLKKMGYEETFQTKNSLKLMELSQESVNLSGRVLRKIPFLAHAFHLRTKKCTLSRFLRAMHIAIEREKEHTEEVF